The following coding sequences lie in one Mesorhizobium sp. DCY119 genomic window:
- the hdaA gene encoding DnaA regulatory inactivator HdaA: MREPEKPRQLPLDLGHTPGYSRDDLVVSQANAQAVSLVDRWPDWPSPVVVLAGPAGSGKSHLAAIWRDASHALRLKASDIEKHVAEIDGTRPVVIDDADDRFLDENGLFHLINQVRATGTQLLLTSRRFPAAWGVTLPDLASRLKAAATIEIDEPDDLLLAGVITKLFADRQIEVDQNVVQFLVRRIERSLSTAIRVVDRLDRAALEQKTRITRALAAETLNALDQGQAEFEI; this comes from the coding sequence ATGCGTGAGCCGGAAAAACCGCGCCAGCTGCCGCTCGATCTCGGCCATACGCCGGGCTATTCGCGCGACGATCTCGTGGTGTCGCAGGCCAACGCACAGGCCGTTTCGCTGGTCGACCGGTGGCCGGACTGGCCATCGCCGGTGGTGGTTCTCGCGGGGCCGGCAGGCTCGGGAAAGTCGCATCTCGCGGCGATCTGGCGCGATGCTTCGCATGCGCTGCGCCTCAAGGCTTCCGATATCGAGAAGCACGTCGCTGAAATCGATGGTACAAGGCCGGTGGTGATCGATGATGCCGATGACCGGTTTCTCGACGAGAACGGCCTGTTTCACCTGATCAACCAGGTTCGCGCGACCGGCACGCAACTGCTTCTGACGTCGCGGCGCTTTCCGGCCGCATGGGGCGTGACCTTGCCTGACCTCGCATCGCGGCTGAAGGCTGCGGCAACGATAGAGATCGACGAGCCGGACGACCTGCTTCTGGCCGGCGTCATCACCAAGCTCTTTGCCGACCGTCAGATCGAGGTCGACCAGAACGTCGTGCAGTTTCTGGTCAGGCGCATAGAACGCTCGCTGTCCACCGCGATCCGCGTTGTCGACAGGCTAGACCGCGCCGCCCTCGAACAGAAGACGCGCATCACCCGTGCGCTGGCCGCCGAAACGCTGAATGCGCTCGACCAGGGACAGGCAGAGTTCGAGATTTAA
- a CDS encoding Thivi_2564 family membrane protein, translating to MASSVLIGILITFLVIILVLYLVQRLPIDGRMRQIVQLIVIVIGIISLLKYLAVF from the coding sequence ATGGCTTCATCGGTTCTCATCGGCATCCTGATTACGTTTCTTGTAATCATACTGGTGCTCTATCTCGTTCAGCGACTTCCGATCGACGGCCGCATGCGCCAGATCGTTCAGCTTATCGTCATCGTCATCGGCATCATCTCGCTGCTGAAGTATCTCGCAGTGTTTTGA
- a CDS encoding addiction module antidote protein: protein MALQTKKWDVVNFLNTREDVVAYLDAALEENDAAFFAKALGDVARSHGMTQIAKTAGVSRESLYKALSVDGNPEFATIIKVMSALGLHMTIESADKAA from the coding sequence ATGGCTCTGCAGACGAAGAAATGGGACGTTGTCAACTTCCTCAACACCAGGGAGGATGTCGTCGCCTACCTTGATGCCGCACTCGAAGAGAACGACGCGGCTTTCTTCGCCAAAGCCCTTGGTGACGTAGCCCGCTCACATGGCATGACCCAGATCGCCAAGACCGCCGGTGTCTCCCGCGAAAGCCTGTACAAGGCGCTCAGCGTCGATGGAAACCCGGAGTTCGCCACCATCATAAAAGTGATGAGCGCGCTCGGTCTGCACATGACCATCGAATCGGCCGACAAAGCCGCATGA
- a CDS encoding ETC complex I subunit yields MSARIFSPAKTAMQSGKAKTGLWVLEFDPAMPRKIDPLMGYTTSRDMKSQIRLTFGSKEEAVAYAEKHGLDFRVQEPKEAKRRQISYAENFRFDRKIPWTH; encoded by the coding sequence ATGTCTGCGCGCATCTTCAGCCCCGCCAAGACGGCGATGCAGTCGGGTAAGGCCAAGACTGGTCTCTGGGTTCTTGAGTTCGATCCGGCCATGCCGCGAAAGATCGATCCGCTTATGGGCTACACCACCTCGCGCGACATGAAGAGCCAGATTCGCCTCACCTTCGGCTCGAAAGAAGAGGCGGTCGCCTATGCCGAGAAGCATGGCCTCGATTTTCGCGTTCAGGAACCGAAGGAAGCCAAGCGGCGCCAGATTTCCTATGCGGAGAATTTCCGCTTCGACCGCAAGATTCCCTGGACACACTGA